Within Desulfovibrio legallii, the genomic segment CTCGGTCACGGGGATCCCATTCTCGGCCTGCTTCAAAATTCCCAAAATCTGGCTGTCAGAAAATCTGGACGCTTTCATGTAAAATCTCCGTTCGGGTCAGTATCGGAAATTCTACCCATAAACGCTACTTCTTTTTGGGAGGATTACCATTTCTACTCAAATTCTTATCAAGGCAATTGAGTACAAAGGCACTTTGGGCCGGATTCTGTCGGACAAAGAGAAAGGCCAAAACCCTTTATTTGCAAGGTGTTTTGGCCTTTTCTGTCCATCGTTGGACTGAGCTGTTGGTGGAGGGAACGACGACCTACCGCAAAACAGTCTCAAAGCCCGCGCTCCTCGTAACTCCTTGATAATAAACACCGAAGTCATCTCACACAACCACTTCCCGACAACCCGACCAGAGAAACGATTTTCTCCCCTGATTTCCCTGCACCGGACGAGGGTTACGGGTTTGCAGTAAAACCGGATACCTGGCGCTTCTCAGCAACAACTTCGAATCCGGTTTTCGGACGCCGGTTCAGTTCCCAAAACGGGAATCGAATCGGCCTGACCTTGAAGGCAGTGACCTATCCTTACCTCTCTGCCAGGACTTGTTTCTCAAGATCCAGAATTGCATGTATCTGGTTTTCAAGCTGGAAGCTGCCTGCAGAGAGATCCAAATACGCTCTGATTAGAAGGCATTTCTTTAACAGATTTGTCTGACTTCGGCTGAAATTCGGCTCATCCTCTGGAGCATACATTGTCAGATACTTTTCAAAATTTACCTGCGCCTCAGTCAGAGAGTAATCCAGGTGCGACGGCTCTTCGCTGCCAGATGCATCCGAGTCTAATGGATTCTCCGGCCATCCACATAACAGGCATCGTTGATCACCGGTTGGAGCAGTTGGAAGCCCGCAAGCCAGACAGGGACGACGATCAAAACCGGGAGATTTACCTCTGAGACGTTCGCAGAGATCTTCCATTCGGCTGATACGTTGAAGAGAATATCCGACCGCTAATTCTCGAGTAACCCTTCCATATCCGTAAAGGGTCCCCTCCCAAACGGGATGAGCTAACCACCAATTGTCGAGGAACACTCCCTTTCGCTGATCATAGCGCAGAGGTTTCCGTGACAGATATTCCTCCAGTGTCGTCGGTGACCCTTCAAGCCTTTTCACTGCCAATATCTGTTCCGCGAGTTTCTTGCTGTCCGAGATAATTAGCAGAGAATCGTACAATTTTCTGAGTTTGTTCTTTTCCTCAACGTCTTTGTTCGCCCACTCAGATCCGCAAATATCATCCGGAGGGTACATACTGCCAAAGCGGGAGAAATTCAGCCTCGCGTCTGTCAACGAATAATCCCCGTTTGGCCCACCCCAAACCTCATCGGCACTATCATCGTCCTGGCCGTCATCCTCCCATTTACACAAGAGACACATATCATATCGAGAACGCTCTTCTATGGTTGGGTACCCACACGCGGGACAGGCACAGCGATTGAAGACCTCATACGGTTCCCCGTTAGGATTCCAAAGCTGATTGCACAGCCTGTCAAAACCACGCCTCCTCTCCTGAAATTCTGCGATAGCTTGCATACCCGCCCTTTACGTGTCCTCAATCATCTATCAGCATCCGCTTCTCGGCATGGTCAACGCGCCACTCCTTGCCTCTGTCATCGGTCAGGATTGCGGTGAAAACTGACCTGCCAATCGAGGCAGAACGGCCGTCCTCCGAATAGTCATCAATCCCGAAGTGGGCAGAAAGAACGGCCGAGACTACAGCTCCAGGTGGTGCCAATTGCTCGAAGTTTCTGAAGAGCGTTCTCTGACACATCCCGGCAAGAATCCGGTTCCTTTCAATGTCGAATTCCGAGGGCTCTATTCGCAGATCCAGGAGGTCAATTGTCACCGTTGGCAACCGGTGCTGATACGCCAGCCAAGCATAATGCTGGGCCGAACAGGAAAACATGTGAGCGATGCCGCTGGCAAAACTCTTGATGTGTTTCCGACCCAATTTATTCGGCCCAAAAGGCGTATCTGCCGTTTCCACTGATCAATCCCCGCGCTTCGATTTGTTAACCTCGCCAATCATAATATGGTGTAATTTTTCAAGGTTTTTCTGGGTCAGGTCTTTTAGTGAACCGACCGGTTTCTTCAATTCAAGTCGTGTTTGCGCAATCGCATAGAGATCTTCTTTTGACATCCCAAGTTCGTTAGCTCGGGCATAGATCGGCTTATAGAAACTTTGCTTCCACCGCTCCGGAGCCTTGCGTCTGATCTTCGGACGAGCCATGGCAATTTGAGCGTGCAACCACTGGATGGCTCTATCGGAATCGTCAGATGATATTTCCTTGTAGGTGGTAACATCGAATTCCTTTTTTAGCGAGCTCCAGATCCGTTTTGCAGCACGCTGGGAATCTTTCTCGGCCGCCGTGTAAATATCGATATATTCATTGACCAATTCCAGGATTTTTCTCGCTGTGGTATTGCTAATGTGCTTACCGCCCGGATCAGTCTGTACGACAGTCTTTTTGACCACCCTCTCGGTAACAATATTCAGGTCTCGACCGGCTACCATATTTCCTTTGCCATTCACCGCCTGAATAACGTGGACGGAATTCTCAGGACGTGGAAGCGGCGTATTCAGCTCGCAGACCTTGCTGTACCAGTTGTCCCGATGTTTCCTGAGTTCTCCCTCCGAAAATTTGCGTCCTCGAGGATGGTTATTGTTGTAGTGTTCGACTTCTGCATGGCAATCAAAGCAGAGCGGAATGCAATTTTCAAAGCTGTCGTCACCGCCAAGGTGCTTTGGTTTGAGGTGGTGAGTCTCAATTCGGACCCCACAGAATTTGTGGCAAATGCAGCATGATCGCCCGCAGGCGACTAATGCATCTTCGACGATTTCCTTTGAAAAACTCATGCGCTCCCTCGTATCAATTGCTAATGCCCTGAGCGGACTTTGCCGGAGGCAGGATCAGGGTGTTTTCCTCGGCCGATTCATCCTTCAAAACAGTTTCCGGGGGTTGAAGCGAAATCAGCCAGTCAGCTAAATCCGCTGACTCATGGTTACCGTTCTGGCTAAGGCTGAACAGCAGGTCCTCCTGGCGGGGTTGACCAAAAACCATCCGATAAAGGGCCAAGCCTTGCTTCAGTCGTTTGAGCTTCCCAACCTCCTTGCTGTACGGGAGTAGAGGGATGCGGCGCTCCACCCGGGCGGAACCATCCTCGAAGATCCAATATGGGATGAGATCGGAGTGCCCATTGGACTTTCGCTGGGCCGCGATATGGAAAAGGGTCTGCCACGGATCACCTTCCTCAAACGCCTCGGAGAGAGCAGTCAGACCATATCGTTCCGCGATATTCTTTCTGACCGCATGGCCTTTGTAGCGATGAACCCGGCCTTCGCGCTGTTCAAGATCAACGGGATTGGAAGGCAGGTTCCAGTGGACTACCGCATGGCACCAAGTGTGGAAGTCCAACCCTTCCTGACCAATTGAGGTCGATGCCAGAACGAAGGGACGAAACGGTGAGTTGAAGGCATCCCGCACCGAGTCGGCACGAACGAGAGCCTGGTTGTTGTCGTCTCGAATATCCCCGAACCGGAGCGCGAAACGACAGCGGGTGTTGAAATCATCAAGAGCAAAGCCGTCGCCCGACATCTTTATTTCATCGATTCGAATCTGCGCGGTCCGCAGTGACAACACCGATTGGATACACTCGGCTATGCCAGCCACCTGTTCTTCCGGTGAGTGCTCTTGGAGACCCAAAGACTCTCGAAGGACATGCACGTATTCGTCGAGCACCGATTGGAGATTGCCGTCAATACCGTACTGAAGCGTTAACCGCCAATAAGTGTCCTCGCCGGAGCCTCGCAGCATGGCAATCGTTTCCGGCATATTGAAAAGAGATCGGAAGCCGGATGCGATCCTGGCTGCGGCTGACAGGAGGTTCGGGTCGGACACGTCAAGTTCGGCACTGATACGGCGAAGAGCTCGCAAGGCACACACGCCAGGACCGGCAAGAGCCAGATCGCAAAGCACATCGACTAGATCATCCGGCTGAGGGCCGAGAGGAATGTTACCCTCCGCCATGCTGACCAGCAGGTCGATGTGATCTTTGAAGCGAGTGCCAGATTCATGGTCCGGTGTAGCGGATCTCCATCCCGAATGGCTCTTACACCAGTCCAGCAACTCGTTATGAGAATCGAGTAAAATGGGAGCCGCCCAATACCATCGCTCGTCAGCTCGTGTCCCTTCCCCGGCACGAGGCAGGGTTTCGACCAAACTACGGCAGGTAGCCTTAACCTCGTTCCTCAGTTCCTGGGCGTCCACTGGCCCGCTTCCATGGCGAAGTGCAATCTCGAGCGGATCAATCTTGGTGGCAAGGGTTGGGGACGGCAGCAACCAGGCAATAACCGGCATACCAGTAAGGCGGTTATCGTTTGAGGCTACCGCAAACCGCAGCAATGGCTTGATCTTGTCATAGAGTTCGCTGTGGGAAACCGAGGTTCCGGCGATCATCATTCGTTCGGCTTCGTAGGAGCAAATTGACGCAACCGCGTCCGGAACGGCGCTCCAAGAGGAAAACACAAGGGCTTTGGTCAAACCATCCTTGTCCCGGTATGCGTCACCAGGCTTGATATACGGCATGGACGGCGGCATCCATAAAAGCTGCCACATGCCCTTATCAATAGTGTCTTCGAAGAGCACGCGCATCCTTGGGTTGGCAGGATCGAGAGCCTGATAGCCTTCAAATTTGTTTTTCGTCAGCAACTGTCCATTTGCCGACGAAAGAGTTCCGCGAAGAGCATCTGAAGGGGCATTCAACTGGGCATCCAACTTATGCCGCAACTCGTAATGTTTCAAAAAGTTGATCAAGTAAGGCGCAGACTTCCAGTATTCAATTGGTTCCCCGGCCTTAACGCAGATTGCCACTGCGTCAACGGTCGCGGCGTGCTGAAGATCCGCTGGCTTTAGGGGAGCCGTCCGCTCGATCTCGGTCAGCATTGAGTTGTGATCACGAGTCGTCGCGACCCGCTCCGTTCGGCACATGACGTTAAGGAGCGCTCGTTCAAGTTCGGCCTTTTTCCCCGGATGACATACGGAACCCTTTGCGCAGGCGTGGAGCATTGTTCGATGCTCTGACAAGAGATTTTTGACCGCATCAACCTTGCCGGAATCATTGAAGAGGAAGTTCAGTGTCCTGATGAAATCTGGATAGTGGTCGTCCTCGTCATTCTCCTGGTCGAGGGTGAACATTTTGTAGGGCGTTGCGGACAGCAGGAGAACGCGAACGTCGGGATGTTCAAAGAGGGCGGTCGCCAGCATGGAGGCTTCGTCATCGCCATCCAGCAGGTGCTTGAATCGTTGAAATTCATCAAGGATGACCAAATCGGGCTCAAGCGCGGAAAGGCATACTGACGCCAGCTTGCTTCTGAGTTTTCCGATCAGGTCGTAGCGAAGCTCAGAGTCTTCCCAGGGGATTCTGCTGTAGTCCCGGTAACGAGCAAAGCGTTCACAGCCTTCCTTCAAGGCCGCATAAAGTTCGGCATCCTCTAGAACTGCCCGGCGGAAGGCCTTGGAAAGGTCTGCATCCAGATCCTCCGCTGGTAGGTTTTTGGCCTTGGCTCGCCAGTTATCCTTCCCTGCTGTCGCCTGAAGAATGTTGAGGAGGCCTACGCGCAGCCGTCTGCGCCGTTCATTTTGCGCCAGGGGCAAGTCGTACAGCATCCGGTAGAGGATAGCCCGTTCATCGGCATGCCCCCCTCGACTGCGGGCATGGTCGAAGGCGGTACCGGGCGTCAGGCTGATGAAATTTACCTTGTTCTTTCGCAGCGAGCGTACTTGCCTGGGCAGGTAGGTCAGTCGCGTAGCGATTGAAAAACCATCCGTGTCGCTGACATTGAGCCGATTGACATTCTGGGTCGCGATGGCGGCATTGGAGCAGATGTAGATCACATCGACCCGATCCACCTCGTCTTGAAGGCGCTCCAAGGTCTTGGCAATGATTCCCCGGGCGACTAGCGTTTTTCCAAGTCCAACTTCATCGGCGATCAGAAAACGGGAAGTTGGCTCATTGCCATAGAGCCGCTTGAAGACGTACTCAACGGTCTTCCTCTGGAAATCTTTCAGACCGGCCAAGGCGGGAGCAGATAAAAAGCGGTTGCTATGCATCACGCCCCCCGATGGAAGATTCAAAAACCGCCCAGAGGTTTAAAAAGTCCTCGGGGATAATCGCATTCTGGCTTCCCTGGGACAGATCGCGAACCAGCCCCGAGATTTCCGATAGTCTCTCCGGGTGTCGGCTGTACGTGCGGGTCAGCTCTTCCAGTAGCGGGATATCCTCACCGTCGGCCAATCGGGCCAACCATTTGGCAAACCCGGAGCCACTACCTGGATCAAGTCCGGATACCCTGTCATCCCCCAGCAACAGCAGGAGATAACGCAGGAATCCCTCCTGATTGCTGATCACGGTTTGCAGGATGGCAGAGTTGCGTTCTTCTGGAACGCCGGTAACGGGAATATTCAGAACGAACCGGGCCGAAACATCCGGATGGTTGGTCTTAAGCTCAAACGCGATGAGACCCGTTACAGAAGAGGCGGAGAACTCTCCGAGGCCGATCCCGCCGTGAGCATCTCCGTTAAGAATGTCCACCGCGAAGTCCCGAGTAACGGTTATCGGCCATGCAATAGCACTGACGATCCCCTCAAGGGCTGGGATTTCTCCCGTCAACACCAATGCCCACAGACCGTCCTTCGATCCCGGACTGCATTCGATGGACAGAGCTGTTTCAGCTATCCGGGAGCGAGCCCCCTCGACGGATTCCTCAGCCGCCTGCCGGAGAGCATCAATCTCTGCTTCCTTGCTCGTGTCAAAGTCGACAAGATATTCACCTAATCCGTCAGCGCCAAGAAGCTCGTCGATGCCACCAACTTTGCTCTTCCGGCCAACTAGCCCGACCAGAATCTCGACGTTCTTCGAAGCATTCAGCGCCGCGTTGGTTGCATTCGCAGACCCCATGATCACATGGGTATAGTCTGAATAGTACCTGGTCTCAAACAGATAGACCTTTGCATGGAGGCCGGTCGCAAGCGGCTGTTCGATGGCGTCGTCTTCCTCGCCATCCTCGGTTTCCGCCGCGTCGTCCAGATGAAGACATTGCGTGAAGAGCTCGAGAGTCTCCTTCTTCAGGGCTGATAATGACTCCGGACGTGAGATGAGAGCATCAGCGGCCTTGGTTTTTCTCGTCAATGCTCGCAGGGCCTCATCAGAACAGAACGGCGAAATGACGGCCATCCGATTCGCCATGGGAGGCTCCCAGTCATACGCTTTCGTTCCCGGAAGATAGAAGGTCAGCTCGTCAAAGCCGTCGGGGAGTTCCCACTGGACTCGATGCAACTCGTCCGCGAATCTGAGAGCTTGTTCGCTCCTGCCAGGCTCTGTTTTTCCGGTGGCCAGATCAGGAAGCGTCTTGAAGAAATGAGCCAGCGGTTTATTTGATTTGGACTTCCGGCCTGCAATCGTCCCTTCGAGCTGAAGTGACAGGTCCCAGGACTGATCGGTGGTCATATTCCTCGTCAGGACCACCAGACGATACATCGAGCTGCTTTGATCGGGGCTGACAAAACGGATTGCCCAGACTTTCGGATGGAAGACGCCTCCGCCAGGGGCCGTTACCTCGACAACCATTTCCTCCAGAAACCCAAACAAGGGGTTGGGCTTGGCAATCTGGGGCACCTGAATCCGTCCTCGTTGCACATAAACGGTGATGCGTTTCGAGTACCTGCGGATGGCTTCAAGCACAGACAACGGGTCAGGATCGGTCTGACCATCCGCCGCCATTAACGCCAGATAGACAGGAGCCTCAAGCAGCAGGGCTGGGTCCATCGAAAAGGTAGTCGCAACAGCCTCGTTGAAAATCATCCCCGGCGGTGGAGTCAATGCAGAGGTATAAAGGCTCCGGGAGTTTGGATTCAGCATTGCTCCTCCCGGCTCATCCCCTGGTACAGGTCGTTCAAAAGCACCTTCACATTCGGCCAGCGATAGACGAGTCTTCCGACTCCGGAGTACCCGCCCCACTGCTCGAGCGCCCTTTGATTCCTGAATCGGGAACGCGTGCCCTTGAGTTTCATTTCCCTTCTTTTGATCAGGGTGAGCGCATCTGCGTTAGAAAGGAGGTCATTGGGGGACCTCCGGGTATGGTCGATCCACTGCTGAACGAAAAATCTCGTTTGCGGGGTGATGGTGTGGCCATGATCCATGGTCAACTCCCAGAGGCGGCTCACCGACCAGGAGCGAATTTCCTCCAGGGGAAGATTTGCGGTCCATTCATCGAAACTTGCCTGATGCTCGGCGACAAGATCTTCATGGTTTCGAAGCCTGGCGAGCTGAACGTTGTACGAGAGCGCCGCTCCATGCATCACCTCCGAGAACAGCCGTGCATGGGTCAGGAGTTCTTTATGCTGTTCGGAAAAGCTGCCGTAGTCCGGATGTTCCCACGGAGCTTGGGTGTCGGCGGGTTCGCAGTGCAGTGCCAAGAACGAGAGGAGACTGTTGGGGCAAGCGACCTGGATGCGATCCCGAATAAATTCGGATTCTTCCCTGGATAAAGCGAAGTTCACCGCCCCCGGAAAGTCTTCCGGAGGTGCTGGCAATCGAGGATGCCAACTGAGAGTGGCCATCCGCTGCTCAACGTCGATGTCGTCTCCCCGTACCTTTGCGTCTTTCTCAAGAGCCTTCAGGGTATTCCGGCGACGGTATGTTTCGTCGATGCGCCTGTGATATTCGTCCTGCGAGAATGGCGTAATGCGTATTCCCCAGACACCGAGACCGGCCCAGTAGACGGAGCTGGGCAACCGTTTGAGCCTCTTTCCTGCGGTCTTACCAAAGACGCCAGCCTGATCATCGGAATCCATCAATGGCTGAACCAGGTCTCTTTCCAGCTTGTCAGCCTGGATCGAAAAACTCTCTGCAGGTAGTCGCTTCTCTTCTAGCGAATGGTAAATCCATGGCACGAAAAGCATGTAGCGAAGGCGTGTCTGGATCGTGCTTGTTCCTGGAAACAACTGATCGGCAAAGCTGTCCCGCACGGAGCCGAGCCCAAGCTCGTCACGACTTTCCTTTTCCTGGAAAAGGGAAAGGATGCGAAGCGTGCGTTCCCTTGCTTTCGAGTCATGGTCAATCCATGCAAGGACGGAAGGCATCTTTCAGTACTCCCCCCCTACAGCCACAAATGGATCGGCGTTGATTGCATCAAACTCCATTCTCGTATCGCCCCCTCAATTTGCATCTCATGGTCGACAGAGCACCGCGTTCAAAGAACGGCAAGTCGATGGTGTCGCATACCGAACTGCAATATTGCTCGGCAAAGAGCTGCAGGTGAGCGGCGTCACGAGCCACGTCCGGATCGGATGGCAGATACTGGAGAAGCGCGTCGCTGATAAGCATCACAAACTTGCTTCTCGCCCGGGTCAGCGTCACATTGAATCGTCGTGGGCTTAGGATGAACGCATCTTCAGACGCAACAAAATCCCGGTCGGCCACCACATAACTGGAAAGGATCAGGTCGCGCTCCTGACCCTGGAACCGGTCTACGGTGTCCACAAATGGAGGCGGGTCCATCGTCATACCGGCTGCGTCCACGAGC encodes:
- a CDS encoding CPCC family cysteine-rich protein, with the protein product MQAIAEFQERRRGFDRLCNQLWNPNGEPYEVFNRCACPACGYPTIEERSRYDMCLLCKWEDDGQDDDSADEVWGGPNGDYSLTDARLNFSRFGSMYPPDDICGSEWANKDVEEKNKLRKLYDSLLIISDSKKLAEQILAVKRLEGSPTTLEEYLSRKPLRYDQRKGVFLDNWWLAHPVWEGTLYGYGRVTRELAVGYSLQRISRMEDLCERLRGKSPGFDRRPCLACGLPTAPTGDQRCLLCGWPENPLDSDASGSEEPSHLDYSLTEAQVNFEKYLTMYAPEDEPNFSRSQTNLLKKCLLIRAYLDLSAGSFQLENQIHAILDLEKQVLAER
- a CDS encoding HNH endonuclease, which produces MSFSKEIVEDALVACGRSCCICHKFCGVRIETHHLKPKHLGGDDSFENCIPLCFDCHAEVEHYNNNHPRGRKFSEGELRKHRDNWYSKVCELNTPLPRPENSVHVIQAVNGKGNMVAGRDLNIVTERVVKKTVVQTDPGGKHISNTTARKILELVNEYIDIYTAAEKDSQRAAKRIWSSLKKEFDVTTYKEISSDDSDRAIQWLHAQIAMARPKIRRKAPERWKQSFYKPIYARANELGMSKEDLYAIAQTRLELKKPVGSLKDLTQKNLEKLHHIMIGEVNKSKRGD
- a CDS encoding DEAD/DEAH box helicase, whose protein sequence is MHSNRFLSAPALAGLKDFQRKTVEYVFKRLYGNEPTSRFLIADEVGLGKTLVARGIIAKTLERLQDEVDRVDVIYICSNAAIATQNVNRLNVSDTDGFSIATRLTYLPRQVRSLRKNKVNFISLTPGTAFDHARSRGGHADERAILYRMLYDLPLAQNERRRRLRVGLLNILQATAGKDNWRAKAKNLPAEDLDADLSKAFRRAVLEDAELYAALKEGCERFARYRDYSRIPWEDSELRYDLIGKLRSKLASVCLSALEPDLVILDEFQRFKHLLDGDDEASMLATALFEHPDVRVLLLSATPYKMFTLDQENDEDDHYPDFIRTLNFLFNDSGKVDAVKNLLSEHRTMLHACAKGSVCHPGKKAELERALLNVMCRTERVATTRDHNSMLTEIERTAPLKPADLQHAATVDAVAICVKAGEPIEYWKSAPYLINFLKHYELRHKLDAQLNAPSDALRGTLSSANGQLLTKNKFEGYQALDPANPRMRVLFEDTIDKGMWQLLWMPPSMPYIKPGDAYRDKDGLTKALVFSSWSAVPDAVASICSYEAERMMIAGTSVSHSELYDKIKPLLRFAVASNDNRLTGMPVIAWLLPSPTLATKIDPLEIALRHGSGPVDAQELRNEVKATCRSLVETLPRAGEGTRADERWYWAAPILLDSHNELLDWCKSHSGWRSATPDHESGTRFKDHIDLLVSMAEGNIPLGPQPDDLVDVLCDLALAGPGVCALRALRRISAELDVSDPNLLSAAARIASGFRSLFNMPETIAMLRGSGEDTYWRLTLQYGIDGNLQSVLDEYVHVLRESLGLQEHSPEEQVAGIAECIQSVLSLRTAQIRIDEIKMSGDGFALDDFNTRCRFALRFGDIRDDNNQALVRADSVRDAFNSPFRPFVLASTSIGQEGLDFHTWCHAVVHWNLPSNPVDLEQREGRVHRYKGHAVRKNIAERYGLTALSEAFEEGDPWQTLFHIAAQRKSNGHSDLIPYWIFEDGSARVERRIPLLPYSKEVGKLKRLKQGLALYRMVFGQPRQEDLLFSLSQNGNHESADLADWLISLQPPETVLKDESAEENTLILPPAKSAQGISN
- a CDS encoding phospholipase D family protein, with product MLNPNSRSLYTSALTPPPGMIFNEAVATTFSMDPALLLEAPVYLALMAADGQTDPDPLSVLEAIRRYSKRITVYVQRGRIQVPQIAKPNPLFGFLEEMVVEVTAPGGGVFHPKVWAIRFVSPDQSSSMYRLVVLTRNMTTDQSWDLSLQLEGTIAGRKSKSNKPLAHFFKTLPDLATGKTEPGRSEQALRFADELHRVQWELPDGFDELTFYLPGTKAYDWEPPMANRMAVISPFCSDEALRALTRKTKAADALISRPESLSALKKETLELFTQCLHLDDAAETEDGEEDDAIEQPLATGLHAKVYLFETRYYSDYTHVIMGSANATNAALNASKNVEILVGLVGRKSKVGGIDELLGADGLGEYLVDFDTSKEAEIDALRQAAEESVEGARSRIAETALSIECSPGSKDGLWALVLTGEIPALEGIVSAIAWPITVTRDFAVDILNGDAHGGIGLGEFSASSVTGLIAFELKTNHPDVSARFVLNIPVTGVPEERNSAILQTVISNQEGFLRYLLLLLGDDRVSGLDPGSGSGFAKWLARLADGEDIPLLEELTRTYSRHPERLSEISGLVRDLSQGSQNAIIPEDFLNLWAVFESSIGGRDA
- a CDS encoding DUF6361 family protein, producing the protein MPSVLAWIDHDSKARERTLRILSLFQEKESRDELGLGSVRDSFADQLFPGTSTIQTRLRYMLFVPWIYHSLEEKRLPAESFSIQADKLERDLVQPLMDSDDQAGVFGKTAGKRLKRLPSSVYWAGLGVWGIRITPFSQDEYHRRIDETYRRRNTLKALEKDAKVRGDDIDVEQRMATLSWHPRLPAPPEDFPGAVNFALSREESEFIRDRIQVACPNSLLSFLALHCEPADTQAPWEHPDYGSFSEQHKELLTHARLFSEVMHGAALSYNVQLARLRNHEDLVAEHQASFDEWTANLPLEEIRSWSVSRLWELTMDHGHTITPQTRFFVQQWIDHTRRSPNDLLSNADALTLIKRREMKLKGTRSRFRNQRALEQWGGYSGVGRLVYRWPNVKVLLNDLYQGMSREEQC